Genomic window (Desertifilum tharense IPPAS B-1220):
AATATCGGGCCAGTTGTATTGTTCTACAACTTCGCGAGGATAAAGCATGGCACTAATGACTTCTCCATCCTCTAAGATGACCTGTCCTTCATACAAATGAGGCGGTTCGCTATGCATTAAGTGGGCGTACTGCTCTGAGGTCATTTCATAAATTTCCCCAGGAATTGCAATTCCCCCTTCTGCGACTTCGTAAATCCCAGGATGACGGTCATTATCAACCGAATGGAGGCGATATTTGGGTTGCGTTTTTGTTTCTTTAACAAACTTAGCAGATTGTAAGTTTTGATGGTCGGGTTGACCGCGTAAAGCCGAGCCACAAATAAAGAAACGTTTTGTTACCTTTAGACGTTCAGTTGATTGCACAGGACACCAATCGGGGCTAATCTATTGCCATTACTCCCGTAAGTTTACAACGGGGTTGCCAGGAAAATAAAAAAAAGTATCTCAAAATACAAATTGCTTTGATAAAGAGCCTTTAATTGTTATGTCCAAGCAGAGCGTTTGCGCGCGATCGCACCTAGGGAACCCGCACCATGACCACTGATATCCAACAGCCTCCCGCCGAGTTCGCCGATCGAGTTCATCACCTCGAAGAATCTCTGCACGGAGAAGGGGTGTCCTTAAGGTCAGTCACCAAGCATTACGGTTCCGTCGTTGCTGTCGAAAATATTACCTTAGATATCCCCGCCGGTTCCTACTGCTGTCTGCTCGGCCCTAGCGGTTGCGGTAAAACCACCACCCTGCGGATGATTGCGGGTCACGAAGCGATTACAAGTGGCGATTTATACATTGGCGACCAACGCGTCAACCCCCTCCCCCCCGCCAAACGCAACACCGCAATGGTGTTTCAAAGTTACGCCCTCTTTCCCCATAAAACCGTTTGGGATAACGTAGACTTTGGGTTAAAAATGCGAAAAGTAGCTTTGCGCGATCGCATCGAGCGCGTTGACGAAGTGCTAGAAGTCCTCGGACTTTCCCACCTCGCCAAACGCAAACCCAGTATGCTCAGTGGCGGACAACAGCAGCGCGTCGCCCTCGCCAGAGCCTTAGTCACCCGCCCCAACGTCCTCCTGTTAGACGAACCCCTCAGCGCCCTAGACGAAAACCTGCGCGTCAAAACTCGCGGCGAACTCCGCAAGCTCCAGCGCCAGTTTAAAATGACCTTCATTCAAGTCACCCACGCCCAAGACGAAGCCTTCTCCCTTTCCGATCAAATTGTCGTCATGGATCGCGGGCGCATCGACCAAGTAGGAACCCCCCAAAGCATCTTTAACGCCCCCGTTTCTCAGTTCGTCGCCCGGTTCACCGGAGATAACAACATCTTTTCAGGAACCGTCACCCGCACCGAACCCAATACCCACGGACAAATTATCGAGTTAGAAGTCCCTGGTTTAGGAACCCTCCGCTGTCGCGGCGAATACGCCCAACCGGGAACCAGCGCCGCCTGCTGCATTCGTTCGGATCGAATGCAACTGCAACTCGAAGCCACGCCCCCTGCTAACCCCAGTTACAATTCCCTCACTGCTCGAATTAGCCTCGTAGAATTCACGGGTTACGTGACTCGCGTTTCGCTGATTATCGAAGCAACAGGGGAAGAAATTCTCTACAAAACCCAAACCACCGACTGGTTAACCCACCCCTTCCAAGAAGGTCAACAGATGACCCTCTGTTGGTCGATTAACGATTGTATTTTCCTCTCTCACTAATATTGCACCCCTATGGCTAGAATTACCCGTCGTACCCTCCTGAGAATTGGGTTAGCAGCAGGTTCCATGCTCACCGCCACCCAATGCACCCGCCAAAATTCCCAACAACAATCCGTCAGTGGCGGCCCTACCGTTCTGACCAATCAAACTAAAGATGTCACCTTGCGCTTCATTGGAACCGGGGTTTCCCAAATCAATGAAGTGGGTCAAAAAGCCCAAGAAGATTTAGGTTTTAAAATTCAAACGCGGGCGCTGAGTACCGACGAAAACAACCAAATTGCCATTACTCAACCGAGATCCTACGATATCTTTGATGGCGAATATTTTAGCCTCCCCCTCGTTATTCCGTCAGGGAATTTACAACCGATTGATATTAGGCGGATTAGAAATTGGGATAAAATTGTCCCCTATTTCACCACCGGACAATTTAAAGGGGGTTCTCCGGTCAATACTTCCCAAGGAACCGCCCCTTTTAAGGTCATGTACCTAACCGGGCCCGACTCAACCACCTTTTCCTCAACACCCACCGATTACGCCACGCTGATTCCCTTCCAATATAACGCCGATACCCTGGGCTACCGACCCGATTTAGTGGGGCGCACAATTGAATCTTGGGGAGAATTATTCAATCCTGAATTTAGAGGGAAAACCTCAATTCTTGATATTGCCTCGATCGGGATTATGGATGCTGCAATGGTCATCGAAGCTTTGGGCTTAATGACCTTCCAAGATAAGGGTAATATGACCCCAGAGGAACTTGATAAAGTTACGCAAATTTTAGTCGAACAAAAACGCCAAGGTCAGTTTCGCGCTTTCTGGAAAAACTTTGATGAATCCGTTAACTTAATGGCATCGGGTGAGGTGATTGTACAGTCCATGTGGTCACCTGCTGTCACCCAAGTTAAAGCAAGGGGCGTGAACTGCGTTTATGCTCCCTTAAAAGAAGGTTATCGCGGTTGGGGCGGCGGTATTGGACTCTCGAAGAATTTATCAGGAATTGCCCTAGATGCTGCCTACGAATACCTCAATTGGACGTTAGAAGGTTGGCTAGGTGCTTTCCTGGGTCGCCAAGGCTATTATAGTGCAGCGCCAGAGTTAGCCCGCAATTATATGTCCCCGGAAGAATGGGATTTCTGGTATGAAGGAAAACCTGCGGCTGCGGATATGGTAGACCCCTTTGGCAAAACCTTAGAAAAACAAGGTGCTATTCGCGATGGCGGTTCTTTTGAAGAACGTTTTGGCAATATTGTTTGCTGGAATTCAGTCATGAGTGAGCAACGATATTTAGTCCAAAAATGGAATGAGTTTGTATCTGCTTAATTCTCAGTTGGGATAGTCGATTTCTTGATGAATATCCTTGTTATGTATGCCTGATTCTGCTCGATCCCCCCTAACCCCCCTTAATAAGGGGGGAACCGGAGTCACAGTTTTCTTAATCAGGGGAGAACTGGAGTCAAAATCTTCTTAATAAGTGGGGGACTGGAGTCAAAACCCTTAATAAGGGGAGAACTAGAGTCAAGGTCTTCTTAATAAGTAGGGAACTGAAGTCAAAGTCCCCCTTATTAAGGGGGATCTTAGCTAGATTTTGAGTTCATGCATTAGCTGTGTATACATGGTAGCCTCCCAGGAGAAGGAAAAGTGGGATTGACTGACAAAACTGCTGAAAGTAGTAGGTTGGGTTAGCGCTAGCGTAACCCAACAGCAGCCAGAGTTTTGTTGGGTTTCGTACCTCAACCCAACCTACATGACTATCTTGATTGTCAGTCAAGCAGAGGAAAAGCACAAATTTATTGAGATTAACTGGCAAAAAATCAATGCTTAAATCATGGAAGAAAGTAGTAGGTTGGGTTAGTGCTAGCGTAACCCAACAGCAGCCAGAGTTTTGTTGGGTTTCGTACCTCAACCCAACCTACGTGACTATCTTGATTGTCAGTCAAGCAGAGGAAAAGCACAAATTTATTGAGATTAACTGGCAAAAAATCAATGCTTAAATCATGGAAGAAAGTAGTAGGTTGGGTTAGCGCTAGCGTAACCCAACAGCAGCCAGAGTTTTGTTGGGTTTCGTACCTCAACCCAACCTACGTGACTATCTTGATTGTTAGTCAAGCAGAGGAAAAGCACAAATTTATTGAGATTAACTGGCAAAAAATCAATGCTTAAATCATGGAAGTCTGCTCAAAATTATCTTTTAGTAGCACCCCAATTTCTCGTTTTATTCTTGTTTTTGGTTTTGCCTATCTTAGCCATTATTGTTATTAGTTTCTGGGATTTTAACGGGTTGACGATGACTCCGGACTTCACCTTGGAAAACTATCAACAACTATTTAGTCCAACCTATTTAAGGACTTATCTCAATAATTTTAAGTTTACAGCGATTGTTTGGGTTATTACTTTATTGATTGGCTTTCCTGTCGCCTATTTTCTGGCATTTCATATCAAAACTCTCCGTTGGCAAATTATCTTATTTTTAATTTGCACGGTTCCCTTTTGGACTTCTAATATTATTCGGATGATTTCTTGGGTTCCCTTTTTAGGTAGAGAAGGGTTGCTCAATCAAGCATTACTAGCTTTGAATATTATCGAACGACCTGTCGATCTCTTTCTCTTTTCTGAGTTTTCAGTTATTTTAGCATTGGTGCATCTCTATACGTTATTTATGATTGCACCAATCTTTAATAGCATGATGAGAATTGACCGTTCGTTAATTAGTGCGGCGAAAGATTCAGGGGCTTCTAGTTTTCAAGTCTTAAAAGAAATTATCATTCCCTTATCTGCCCCCGGAATTGCCATTGGTTCAATTTTTATTGTGACTTTAGTGATGGGAGAATTTGTCACGGTTCGGATGATGGGAGGCGGACAAATTTCTTCAGTGGGTTATTTGATGAGCAACCAAATTCGCAGCTTGCAATATCCCCTAGCGGCTGCTAATGCGGTAGTTTTATTATTTATTACCTTAATTTTGGTGACAGGCATTTTGCGCGTGGTTGATATTCGCAAGGAACTTTAAAGCTATGTCTTTGGAAAAGCGCTCTCTATCCTTTTATTTTCTCGCGGCTTTCTTTGGGCTATTTATCTTATTTCTCTATGGCCCCATGCTGGTGATTTTCCTGCTGTCTTTACAAGGGCCGGAAGGTGGGTTAACGTTTCCGATGAAAGGCTTTAGTTTGTATTGGATTAACTCGGTTTTTCAGCAGCAACGTATTGGCAGTTTTGCCGAACCGTTCCAGCGTTCAATTATTTTGGGCTTAATTGTTATGCTGGTAACAGTCGCAGTTACGGTGATGGCGGGTTTAGCCTTTCGCAATCGTTTTTTGGGATCGCGATCGCTCTTTTACCTCACCATCTCCAGCCTGATCGTACCGAGTATCCTGATCTCGTTTGGTATTCTGGTTATCTTTAGCCAACTCGGTTTACCGACAGAATGGTATACCTCAGCATTAGGCGGTCATTTAACCTGGACGATACCCTTTGGCTTTTTAATTATTCTAGGAATCTTTAACCGCTTCAACCCAGCCTACGAAGAAGCTGCCAGAGACTTAGGCGCAGGTGACGTACAAACCTTTTGGGAAGTCGTTTTTCCCTTAATTTTGCCTAGCTTAGTCGGCGTTGGCTTATTTGGCTTCACCTTATCCTACGACGAGTTTAACCGCACCGCCTTAATTACAGGTTCCGATAACACTCTCCCCCTAGAAATCTTTGGGATGACTACTAACGTCACCTCCCCTGCCCTCTACGCTTTGGGTACCCTAACCACTATCTTCTCATTTAGCGTCATGGCGATCGCCCTTTTCGCCATCCAATTCTTCTCCCGACGCCAGCAACAGTAAACCCAAGTGTCCTCTCAAATTATGATCCACTAGAAAAATCAAAATCTAGACTCGAACTTAGCTTTAGCGGCTTGTAGCTTTGCTCGTACAGCTTCTTGACCGGGTTGTGGAGGTTGAACCGCCAGTCTAGCAATCAAATCCCGATTTTTTTCGTCATAGTACCGCTGAAGTGCCTCAGCTTCTTGAAGAACCATTTGATACTCGGCTTCAACGGTAGCGCGATTTGCTTCAATATAAACGAATGCTGCGTTAATTTGTTCGTCTGTAAGCTCAAACAATCCCTGAATAAACTTAGGGGGATATTGCGCCGTTACATAATCCATCACATCGTAAAGCGTGATGCGCGTTCCTGCGATCGTGAGTCCGCGTTCTGTGCGGATAATAGCGGCTTGTCCATTTGACCCTAAAGTCATCCCCCTAGCTCCTTACAACCTAACTCCATCATACGCTGCACAATGTAGATGTCCTGAACCCAACAGATCCCTAAAGCCATCCAATTCTTCTCCCGACGCCAGCAACAGTAAGAGAAAGACAACCGATGCTAGCAGCAGACTCAGTACAATAAAAAACTGAGTTCCCATTTGTAATTCTCCATGACACTGCCTACGGTTATTCTTCCCGGTTACTTTGCAGGGGCGGTTGCTTACCGCCAGATGGCACAATATTTAGAATCGCAAGGCTTTCCAACGGTGGTGGTTCCCCTGCGTCGTCGCGACTGGTTCCCCACAGTGGGGGGGCGTTCAATGGTACCCATCCTCCGCTATTTAGATCGCACCGTCAAACAGTTAATGGCAGAACACGACGCGCCCAAAGTCAACTTAATTGGGCATTCCGCAGGCGGTTGGATAGCCAGAATCTATTTAGGCGAGAAACCCTATTGCATCCACGGCGATGTCACCGAAGAGGCGGGGTTATGGGATGCGCGGCAAAAAGTAGCCACCCTCGTCACCTTGGGAACCCCTCACGTTAGCCAAGAACGGTGGACAAAACGCAATCTAGATTTTGTCAAAAACAACTATCCCGGCGCATTCTATCCCGATCTGCGCTATGTTTGCATTGCCGGAAAAGCCATCTTTGGACAAAGACGCAACTGGTTTGTTTACAGCAGCTATCGCCTCACCTGCGGCGTTGGTGATGTTTGGGGCGATGGTATTACCCCAGTAGAAGCCGCCCATTTAGAAGGGGCCGAAAATATTACCCTAGATGGCGTTTGGCATTCCCCCAGCAACCCCGGATCGTGGTATGGTAGCGCTCAAATTATGGATCGCTGGATAGCGTATTTGAAGGCTGTTTAGCTGGAAGTTAGAAATTAGCGATCGCCTCTAGCCACCCCCTTCACATCAGCAGTTATCCCCCTGGTGGGGATCGGATCGATCGCACCTCATGGACAGCGCGATACGATTGAGGAAGTCAGTGAAAGCAAAGGGCAGGGCATAACCTTGAGCGTCCGACGACTATCCACGAACGCCGCCAATGTTCCAGGAGGGGAGTAAGAGCCATCATGCAACGACCCATACCTGAGAACATCGCGCTAAACGAGATTACGATTACCGAGGAGCTATACCAACGTCCTCCCCGCCCGGCCAACGTGCAGGCAGAAAATCAAGCCTTGCGGACATTGATCCATCAGATGGCACAGGATTATGAAAACCTGATGCAAACTTTGGTGAACGTGGCTCTGGATCTCTGTCAGGCAGGCACAACTGGCGTGAGCTTACTGGAAACGTTGCCCGATGGAGAAGAAATCTTTCGCTGGAACGCCCTAGCAGGAACTTTAGCGCCCTATGTCGGTGGCAGTTCTCCCCGTCACTTTAGCCCCTGTGGGTTCTGTCTAGAACAGGGTTCTCCGGTCTTGTTTTCTCATCCCGAACGCTATTTTACCAACCTCCAAGCGACCCATACGCCGATTGTAGAAGGGTTAGTATTGCCCCTAATTGCCGATAATCATGCCCTTGGCACAATCTGGATGATGTCGCACGACGAGCAACGGCATTTTGACTCAGAAGATGTGCGAATGATGACGAGTCTGGCTGACTTGACTGCCACCGCCCTGCTGTTGCAACAGCGCCAAACCAGAGAATTGCTGGCGGCTAATGCGACTTTAGAAACAGAAGTTGGAGAACGCAAACAAGCAGAAGAGCGATCGCGCGCCCTGATCCAAAATCTTCCAGGTGGAGCAGTGTTTGTCGTCGATCGCGATCTGCGTTATTTGCTCGCAGAAGGAGAAGCCCTAGCCGCAGCCGGATTCAGATCGCAAGACTTCATCGGGCGGACAATTTTTGAGGCGCTGCCCCCCCATTTAGCCGCAAGTTACGAGCCAATGTACCGTCAAGCACTGGCAGGCGAGCCATTTGAGGATGAGCATAACGCCCACGATCGCACCTACCTCTCGCGGGGAACGCCGCTGCGAGCTGAAAATGGAGAAACGTATGCGGTACTGGTTGTTTCTTATGAGATTAGCGATCGCAAACAAGCCGAGCAAGCCCTGCGCGAGTCTGAGGCACGGTTTCGCACGCTGGCAAACACGGCACCTGCTTTGATCTGGTATAACGACGCCCAGGGCGAAAATCAGTTCATCAATCAGTATTTTCTGGATTTCACGGGCAAGAGTGCCGAGCAAATTCGTGGAGAGGGTTGGCATACTTTAGTTCATCCAGAGGATGCTGAATCTTACATCGCTGATTATTTGGCAGCAGTCCGCGAGCAGCGAACGTGGCACAATCGCAACCGCCTTCGACGACATGACGGGGTGTGGCGATGGCACGACAATTATGCCCAGCCGCTCTTTAATGCCGATGGCGTTTATCTCGGTCATGTCGGCGTAACGATCGATAATACGGATGCCATTGAAGCCGAAATCAACCTGCGCGAATCGGAAACCAAATATCGATCGCTCTTCAACTCGATGGATGAAGCTTTTGCCGTCATCGAAGTCCTGACTGGCGAGAACGGCGAGTGGAACGACTTTCTCTTTTTAGAAGTCAATCCTGCGTTTGTGAAACAGACGGGTATGGAGTATCCGGTTGGGCGCAAAGCCACAGAACTGCTAGGAACACCCAATCCACAGTGGGCGAAGGTTTATGGACGAGTCGCCGAAACGGGCGAACCGATTCGGTTTGAAGAAGGCGAAGCCACCCTGGGGCGGGTTTTTGACCTATATGTTTTCCGTTTGGGTGGAGAGGGTAGCCGCCGCGTGGCGGTTCTATTTGCCGACATCAGCGATCGCAAGCGCGCCGAGGAGACGTTGCGCGAGAACGAGGCGCGCCAAGGGTTCCTGCTGAAGCTCAGCGATATTCTGCAACAATTTGTGCAGCCGAATGACATCAAGACGGCGGCGATGTGCTTACTTGGCGAGCATCTTGGCGTGAGCCGCGCTCAGTATCACGAGTGCGACAGCAGCGGTGAATACTATAGTGCTGACGGGGTGGGCTATGCCAACGGCTTGCCGCTGCTGGATTTGAAGTACCGAATAGACGCTTTCAGCACCTTTGTTAACGAAGATTTTGCTGCCGGACGCCCCTACCGAATCAACGACCTCACTGTCGATCCGCGAGTCAGCGCCGAAGAACGCGAGGCCTATCGCACTTACCAGATCGGGGCGGGGGCTGGCGTGCCCTTAATCAGGGGCGGGAAGCTCGTCGCCATCCTCGCCGTTCACGATGTTCGCCCCCATCCCTGGACAGACCTCGAAATGGATTTAATCCGCGAGACGGCGGAGCGGATTTGGACACCCCTCGAACGCGCTCGCGCCGAAGAAGCCTTGCGCGAGAGTGAGGCGAAATATCGATCGTTATTCACATCAATTGACGAAGGCTTTACCCTGTTGGAAATGATTCCCGACGAGTCCGGTCATCCTGCTGACTTTCGGATTGTGGAAACAAATCCAGCCTGGGAGCAACAAACTGGCTTAACCGATGTCGTTGGTAGGACGCTGTTGGAAATCGCCTCCAATTTTGAACAGCAGTTGCTTGACTTTTACAGTGATGTTGTAATTTCTGGCAGAGGGCGGCGTACCGAATTCTACACGGCAGCCGTTGATCGTTGGTATACCGTCTATGCCTCGCGGATCGGTGGTGAAGGGAGCTGTCAAGTTGTTGCGGTGTTCAACGATATCAGCGATCGCAAACGAACTGAAGAGCAGCAGGCGTTTCTGCTGAAATTTAGCGACGCGCTGCGTGCGGAACCCGATGCGGACTCCGTCGCGAACCGAGCAGTTCGGATGCTCGCCGAGCATCTGCACCTCGATCGCTGCTGGCTCGCCGAGGTGTTCGAGCAGCAGGACATCGCCACGATCGGCTGGGAATATCATCGACCGGATCTGCCGCCGACGGCGGGCGTCTATCGGCTGTCGGACTACCCTGAAATAATGCGACAGATTGCAACCCAGCCGATGGTCATCCACAATGTAGCCAGCGACCCCGACTTCGCAGACTCCGAGAAGGCACTGCTGGCTCAGTTGCAAATACAAGCCCTGCTGGTTGTGTCGCTGCGAAAGGGGCAACACCAAGTCATCTGGGCGCTGGTGTGCACCGTAACCACAGCCCGTCACTGGAACGAGTCCGAGCGGGTGCTGCTGGAGCAAGTCAGCGAGCGTACCTGGGCCGCCATTGAACGCGCCCGCGCTGAAGCTGCCTTGCGCGAATCGGAACTTCTGCGAATTCGAGAACAAGCCGCCCGCGAACAAGAACGCCAACGCGCCGAACAACTCGCAGAACTCGATCGCGCCAAAACCCTCTTCTTCAGCAATGTCAGCCATGAATTCCGCACGCCCCTAACGCTATCCCTGGCTCCGTTGCAAGATGCTTTGAGCGATCGCACCCATCCCCTCGACCCGGTTCAGCGAGAACGGTTAGAACTGGTTCACCGTAACAGCCTGCGCTTATTGAAACTGGTCAACACCCTGCTCGACTTCTCTCGGATTGAAGCCGGACGAATGGAAGCCGTCTATGAACCGACGGATCTAGCAACCTACACCGCAGAACTTGCCAGTGTGTTTCGGTCTGCGATCGAACGGGCAGGACTGCGGTTAATAGTTGATTGCCCACCACTACCTGCACCCATCTATGTCGATCGAGAAATGTGGGAGAAGATCGTTCTTAACCTGCTCTCTAACGCCCTGAAGTTTACCTTTTCGGGTGAAATTACCGTTAGTCTGCATCCGAACGATCGTAACCCAGTCATGCTTCAGATTCGAGATACGGGCAGCGGCATCGCTCCCGAACACCTACCTCATTTGTTCGAGCGATTCTATCAGGTTCAAGGAGAAATGGCACGTACCCATGAAGGATCGGGCATTGGTCTAGCTCTAGTGTATGAATTGGTTCGATTGCAGGGGGGTGCGATCGCCGTCAGCAGCACTGTGGGAGAAGGAACCTGCTTTACCATCACGCTACCCAATGGATGCGAACACCTCCCTCCAGAGCGCATCCAGGCAACCCGTACCCTCACATCTACTGCGTTGGGTGCAGTTCCTTACGTCGCAGAGGCAGAGCGGTGGTTATCTCAGGAGAGTGGAAGAGAAAACGAATATCCATCCCCCGATCTCTTCAAGGTTCTGGTTGTGGATGACAATGCAGATATGTGCCAATATCTCACGCACATTCTAAGCGGATATGTTCAAGTCGAAGCCGTTGCAGACGGAACAGCAGCTTTGGCAGCCATTCAAATGCAATCCCCCGATCTGATCCTTAGCGATGTGATGATGCCGAGACTCGATGGCTTCGGCTTACTTCAGACTTTACGATCCGATCCGCGTACCCGCAATATTCCTGTGATTCTGCTCTCGGCTCGTGCAGGAGTTGAAGCGATCGCAGAAGGATTGAAAGCGGGAGCCGATGACTATCTGATCAAACCCTTTTCGGCGCAAGAACTGATCTCTCGCGTTATGGCTCATCTGCAAATGGCGCAATTACGCGGCGAAGCCCTACAAGCCGCTAGAAGTACGATTCGCAGCCGCGATGAATTCATTTCTGTTGTTTCTCACGAACTGAATACCCCTCTGGTGGCGATTTTGGGTTGGACTCGGATATTGCGGAACAGTCCCCCCAGCCCGGTTGTGTTAACTAAAGCATTAGACACCATTGAGCGTAATGCAACCCTACAAGCCAAGTTGGTACAAGACTTGCTGGATATTTCTCGGATCGCTGCTGGTAAACTGCGTCTTAATCCTCAACCCATTGAATTGAAACCAGCGATTGAAACTGCGATCGCAACGGTGACTCAAACCGCAGCCGCTAAAGACATCCACTTAACTTGGCAGGAACATGTCACAGAACCCGTTATCGTGATGGGAGATAGCGATCGCTTGAGTCAAGTTTTCATCAATCTCCTCACCAATGCCATCAAATTCACGCCAGAATTAGGCAGCGTTACCGTACAACTCTCTCTAACAGCCGAAGACGGTTCTGCGGGTGCCTCCTTTGCCGAAATTCGGGTTATAGATACAGGGATTGGCATTACCGCTGATTTTCTACCCCATATGTTCGATCGCTTCCGTCAAGCTGAAGGGATAAATTCAGTTAAGGGACTGGGGTTAGGATTGGCGATCGCTCGTCACATTGTCCAACTTCATCGCGGTACAATTCAGGCTGAAAGTGCAGGAGAAGGACAAGGTTCAACCTTGATCGTCCGCTTGCCTTTACTGCCTCCCGAAACTCAAGTCACGTAGGTTGGGTTGAGGTACGAAACCCAACACAACCTCAAGCCACGTAGGTTGGGTTGAGGTACGAAACCCAACACAACCTCAAGTCACGTAGGTT
Coding sequences:
- a CDS encoding triacylglycerol lipase, producing MTLPTVILPGYFAGAVAYRQMAQYLESQGFPTVVVPLRRRDWFPTVGGRSMVPILRYLDRTVKQLMAEHDAPKVNLIGHSAGGWIARIYLGEKPYCIHGDVTEEAGLWDARQKVATLVTLGTPHVSQERWTKRNLDFVKNNYPGAFYPDLRYVCIAGKAIFGQRRNWFVYSSYRLTCGVGDVWGDGITPVEAAHLEGAENITLDGVWHSPSNPGSWYGSAQIMDRWIAYLKAV
- a CDS encoding gamma-glutamylcyclotransferase, with the translated sequence MQSTERLKVTKRFFICGSALRGQPDHQNLQSAKFVKETKTQPKYRLHSVDNDRHPGIYEVAEGGIAIPGEIYEMTSEQYAHLMHSEPPHLYEGQVILEDGEVISAMLYPREVVEQYNWPDISDFGGWAAYQASQK
- a CDS encoding PotD/PotF family extracellular solute-binding protein, translating into MARITRRTLLRIGLAAGSMLTATQCTRQNSQQQSVSGGPTVLTNQTKDVTLRFIGTGVSQINEVGQKAQEDLGFKIQTRALSTDENNQIAITQPRSYDIFDGEYFSLPLVIPSGNLQPIDIRRIRNWDKIVPYFTTGQFKGGSPVNTSQGTAPFKVMYLTGPDSTTFSSTPTDYATLIPFQYNADTLGYRPDLVGRTIESWGELFNPEFRGKTSILDIASIGIMDAAMVIEALGLMTFQDKGNMTPEELDKVTQILVEQKRQGQFRAFWKNFDESVNLMASGEVIVQSMWSPAVTQVKARGVNCVYAPLKEGYRGWGGGIGLSKNLSGIALDAAYEYLNWTLEGWLGAFLGRQGYYSAAPELARNYMSPEEWDFWYEGKPAAADMVDPFGKTLEKQGAIRDGGSFEERFGNIVCWNSVMSEQRYLVQKWNEFVSA
- a CDS encoding DUF433 domain-containing protein; translation: MTLGSNGQAAIIRTERGLTIAGTRITLYDVMDYVTAQYPPKFIQGLFELTDEQINAAFVYIEANRATVEAEYQMVLQEAEALQRYYDEKNRDLIARLAVQPPQPGQEAVRAKLQAAKAKFESRF
- a CDS encoding ABC transporter permease, which translates into the protein MLKSWKSAQNYLLVAPQFLVLFLFLVLPILAIIVISFWDFNGLTMTPDFTLENYQQLFSPTYLRTYLNNFKFTAIVWVITLLIGFPVAYFLAFHIKTLRWQIILFLICTVPFWTSNIIRMISWVPFLGREGLLNQALLALNIIERPVDLFLFSEFSVILALVHLYTLFMIAPIFNSMMRIDRSLISAAKDSGASSFQVLKEIIIPLSAPGIAIGSIFIVTLVMGEFVTVRMMGGGQISSVGYLMSNQIRSLQYPLAAANAVVLLFITLILVTGILRVVDIRKEL
- a CDS encoding ABC transporter permease, which translates into the protein MSLEKRSLSFYFLAAFFGLFILFLYGPMLVIFLLSLQGPEGGLTFPMKGFSLYWINSVFQQQRIGSFAEPFQRSIILGLIVMLVTVAVTVMAGLAFRNRFLGSRSLFYLTISSLIVPSILISFGILVIFSQLGLPTEWYTSALGGHLTWTIPFGFLIILGIFNRFNPAYEEAARDLGAGDVQTFWEVVFPLILPSLVGVGLFGFTLSYDEFNRTALITGSDNTLPLEIFGMTTNVTSPALYALGTLTTIFSFSVMAIALFAIQFFSRRQQQ
- a CDS encoding ABC transporter ATP-binding protein, with the translated sequence MTTDIQQPPAEFADRVHHLEESLHGEGVSLRSVTKHYGSVVAVENITLDIPAGSYCCLLGPSGCGKTTTLRMIAGHEAITSGDLYIGDQRVNPLPPAKRNTAMVFQSYALFPHKTVWDNVDFGLKMRKVALRDRIERVDEVLEVLGLSHLAKRKPSMLSGGQQQRVALARALVTRPNVLLLDEPLSALDENLRVKTRGELRKLQRQFKMTFIQVTHAQDEAFSLSDQIVVMDRGRIDQVGTPQSIFNAPVSQFVARFTGDNNIFSGTVTRTEPNTHGQIIELEVPGLGTLRCRGEYAQPGTSAACCIRSDRMQLQLEATPPANPSYNSLTARISLVEFTGYVTRVSLIIEATGEEILYKTQTTDWLTHPFQEGQQMTLCWSINDCIFLSH